GGTTCGAAGGGGATTTGATCCATCGTGCTAATCGACTCGCCTTTTGCATTGTAGAAACTGCCATTTTCATAGTAGGCGTAGTATACAGAATTGGTAGGCTCTACCCTCGGGTGCCCATCTGTAAAGGTGATATGGATTCTTGACTTTCCGTCCGAATAGTATTTGACGTAGGGTCTGTTATTGGCATTATATGGGTAGTTGGTGATGAAAACTTTGCTTTTGGTCCAGGTTTTTCCGTCATCATCGGACCATATCATGTTGGGTTTGAAACCTACCCAGCGACCAAAGCAATAAATGCGATTATTTTCATTTTCCAGACGGAAAGGGTTTGCATATGTCATCGTAGGTCTGGGGAATTTCTCGATTTCCTTGGGATCCATTGGGTGGATAAACTCAGGTTTAGAAAACTCAAACTCTCCTGCGGGATCGGTCAGACGATTGATGAAAAGGTCTTTACGAATGTGACGTGTGTATAGGGTAATCACTTCGCCATTACCAGTGGTTGTAAAGGCAGGGTTGTCATGATCGTCTCTTTCGAGCATAAAATAGAGTTCGCTGCTGTCTACTGCTTGATTCTCTATGTTCAACCTACGGGCCTCTATACTGCCATCAGCCTTTACCCATCCGGTGATGATATTGTCATCTACCTTGATGGCACGAGGATCTGAAAACCAGCACCAGGTGCCATCCTTTGTCAAGTATCCACTATCCTGAGATAGTGGCTGAAATCCAATAAAAAGTAGGGTGAGAAGTCCCAGAATGTTCTTTTTGCTCGTCATAATTATTTGTTTTCGAGGTAAGTAATCATTTCAGAAGCGGCGAGTAAAAATGCTCCAACACCAAAATCGCTGGTGGATCGTTGGTCTACGATTTGACCCGGTACAGCACGCTCGCCTATAGGTTGTACATATCCCAGCGTACCGTCGCTTTGGATTGCAGTGGTGGCGAGGTATTCCCAGGCTTTTTCTACCACTGGGCCATAACTGCCCTTGTCTAGTATACCTTGATTAATTCCCCATAGCATGCCGTAGGTGAAAAATGCTGTGCCGCTGGTTTCTG
This is a stretch of genomic DNA from Reichenbachiella ulvae. It encodes these proteins:
- a CDS encoding BNR repeat-containing protein is translated as MTSKKNILGLLTLLFIGFQPLSQDSGYLTKDGTWCWFSDPRAIKVDDNIITGWVKADGSIEARRLNIENQAVDSSELYFMLERDDHDNPAFTTTGNGEVITLYTRHIRKDLFINRLTDPAGEFEFSKPEFIHPMDPKEIEKFPRPTMTYANPFRLENENNRIYCFGRWVGFKPNMIWSDDDGKTWTKSKVFITNYPYNANNRPYVKYYSDGKSRIHITFTDGHPRVEPTNSVYYAYYENGSFYNAKGESISTMDQIPFEPKDASIVYTSNPEQGRAWVADIGQDKKGKPVILYTRSPTEQNHEYWYARYTKDGWIDQKICDSGPWFPQTPDGRKEWEPHYFGGMTIHPDNANVVYLSRQIDGVFEIERWETKDMGKTWSTETITENSEFDNVRPYLPRGLKAKEDEVVLWMENQKYIHYTNYHTSIKYLIRK